In the genome of Pseudomonas putida, one region contains:
- a CDS encoding sigma-54 dependent transcriptional regulator: MLEPTTQRRLLIVDPCDDCHRLLPGLRSVGWDVHSCLLASALEYPCDVGLLRLQATHLRHPDAVKDLIARSNTEWIAVLSPQELRMQNVGDFVCEWFFDFHTLPFDVSRVQVTLGRAFGMARLRGKGPVRVDEPAHELLGESRPIRELRKLLGKLAPTESPVLIRGESGTGKELVARTLHRQSQRCDKPFVAINCGAIPEHLIQSELFGHEKGAFTGAHQRKVGRIEAANGGTLFLDEIGDLPLELQANLLRFLQEKHIERVGGDQPIPVDVRVLAATHVDLEKAIVQGRFREDLYYRLNVLQVITAPLRDRHGDLSMLASHFAHFYSLETGRRPRSFSDRALAAMGRHDWPGNVRELANRVRRGLVLAEGRQIEAQDLGLQMIEQDEQLLGTLEDYKHRAERQALSDVLDRHSDNLSVAAKVLGISRPTFYRLLHKHQIR, encoded by the coding sequence ATGCTCGAACCGACCACCCAACGCCGTCTGCTGATCGTCGACCCCTGCGACGATTGCCACCGTCTACTACCAGGCCTGCGTAGCGTCGGCTGGGATGTGCATAGCTGCTTGCTTGCCTCGGCGCTGGAGTATCCGTGCGATGTCGGCCTGTTGCGCTTGCAGGCCACGCATTTGCGCCATCCGGATGCCGTCAAGGATCTGATCGCCCGCAGCAATACCGAATGGATCGCCGTGCTCAGCCCTCAGGAGCTGCGCATGCAGAACGTCGGTGACTTCGTCTGTGAGTGGTTCTTCGATTTCCACACCCTGCCGTTCGACGTGTCCCGCGTGCAGGTCACGCTCGGGCGGGCCTTCGGCATGGCGCGCTTGCGCGGCAAGGGCCCTGTGCGGGTGGATGAGCCCGCCCATGAGCTGCTGGGCGAGAGCCGGCCGATCCGCGAACTGCGCAAGTTGCTGGGCAAGCTGGCGCCCACCGAGTCGCCGGTGCTGATCCGTGGCGAAAGCGGTACGGGCAAGGAGTTGGTGGCGCGTACCCTGCACCGGCAGTCCCAGCGCTGCGACAAACCGTTCGTCGCGATCAATTGCGGCGCGATCCCTGAGCATTTGATCCAATCCGAACTGTTCGGCCATGAAAAAGGCGCTTTCACCGGTGCCCACCAACGCAAGGTGGGACGTATCGAGGCTGCCAACGGCGGGACGTTGTTCCTCGACGAAATCGGCGATCTGCCATTGGAGCTGCAGGCCAACCTGCTGCGCTTTCTGCAGGAAAAGCACATCGAGCGGGTCGGGGGCGACCAACCGATCCCGGTGGATGTGCGCGTACTGGCTGCAACTCACGTGGACCTGGAAAAGGCCATCGTGCAGGGGCGTTTTCGCGAGGATCTCTATTACCGGCTCAACGTCCTGCAAGTGATCACCGCGCCCCTGCGTGACCGCCATGGCGACTTGTCGATGCTGGCCAGTCATTTCGCACATTTCTACAGCCTGGAGACCGGGCGCAGGCCTCGCTCGTTCAGCGACCGCGCCCTGGCGGCCATGGGGCGGCACGACTGGCCGGGGAACGTCCGGGAACTGGCCAATCGGGTGCGTCGCGGCCTGGTGCTGGCCGAAGGCCGTCAGATCGAAGCGCAGGATCTGGGGCTGCAGATGATCGAGCAGGACGAGCAGCTATTGGGCACCCTGGAGGACTACAAGCACCGGGCCGAGCGCCAGGCGCTTTCCGATGTGCTCGACCGGCACAGCGACAACCTCAGTGTCGCGGCCAAAGTGCTGGGGATTTCCCGGCCTACGTTCTACCGCTTGCTGCACAAGCATCAGATCCGCTGA
- a CDS encoding vWA domain-containing protein: MSGTPRGRARAGGAARVAWLATLLKGRPRHRNDLCWQQRQAQASELWLVIVDASASTRRHQALAQAKGLLAELFDQAYRQRARLALLTASGGAPRWQRHGLKASAALQPWLQTLGAGGGTPLIAALEEARHWLLARAKRYPHETQRCLVLTDGRLQRWNALRPMPCATLLVDMELAAVRLGRGWQLAEQLQAEYRHIQQFRELN; encoded by the coding sequence TTGAGCGGTACGCCCCGTGGTCGCGCGCGAGCGGGAGGCGCTGCGCGCGTTGCCTGGCTGGCGACGTTGCTCAAAGGGCGGCCAAGGCATCGCAATGACCTGTGCTGGCAGCAGCGCCAGGCCCAGGCGTCGGAATTATGGCTGGTGATCGTTGACGCCTCGGCCTCGACCCGTCGCCATCAGGCGCTGGCCCAGGCCAAAGGGCTGCTGGCGGAATTGTTCGATCAAGCCTATCGCCAACGCGCACGCCTGGCGCTGCTCACTGCCAGTGGCGGGGCTCCACGTTGGCAACGCCACGGGCTCAAGGCATCGGCGGCCCTGCAACCTTGGTTGCAGACACTGGGGGCGGGGGGCGGTACGCCGTTGATCGCGGCGCTCGAAGAGGCGCGGCACTGGTTGCTGGCGCGCGCCAAGCGTTACCCCCATGAAACACAGCGGTGCCTGGTGCTGACCGATGGTCGCCTGCAGCGCTGGAACGCACTGCGTCCGATGCCTTGTGCGACGTTGCTGGTGGATATGGAGCTGGCGGCGGTGCGCCTAGGGCGAGGATGGCAATTGGCCGAACAGCTGCAGGCCGAATATCGGCATATCCAGCAGTTCAGGGAATTGAATTGA
- a CDS encoding ATP-binding protein, whose translation MSEPVQFPLAAVVGADDLKLALCLTAIDPKIGGVLIEGPRGMAKSTLARGLADLLGAPGHTPPFVTLPLGATEERLVGTLDLDAALGQGKAQFSPGVLAQANGGVLYVDEVNLLPDPLVDLLLDVAASGTNRIERDGISHRHDARFVLIGTMNPEEGELRPQLLDRFGLNVLLEGLPPPQARQQIIRRRLAFDSDPQAFCAQWAEAQARLRERCQAARQRLDSIPLDDRALTWITEGCFSAGVDGMRADLVWLRAARAHAAWRGGNAIEEADVQAVAEFALRHRRREMPPVSAPSTPPLPHSEAHTDAKGGQGDWGALPPHTVATGARREVPNWAKKP comes from the coding sequence ATGAGCGAACCCGTGCAATTCCCCCTGGCTGCCGTAGTCGGTGCCGACGACCTCAAGCTGGCCTTGTGCCTGACTGCCATCGACCCGAAGATCGGCGGCGTGCTGATCGAAGGCCCGAGAGGCATGGCCAAGAGCACCTTGGCCCGTGGGCTGGCCGACCTGCTGGGCGCGCCCGGGCATACACCACCTTTCGTGACCCTGCCGCTGGGCGCCACCGAGGAGCGCCTGGTCGGCACCCTCGACCTGGATGCCGCGCTGGGGCAGGGCAAGGCCCAGTTCTCCCCCGGCGTACTGGCCCAGGCCAATGGCGGCGTGCTTTATGTGGATGAGGTCAACCTGCTGCCTGATCCACTGGTGGATCTGCTGCTGGATGTGGCCGCCAGTGGCACCAACCGCATCGAGCGCGACGGTATTTCCCACCGCCACGATGCCCGATTCGTACTGATCGGTACCATGAACCCGGAAGAGGGCGAGCTGCGTCCGCAATTGCTCGACCGTTTCGGCCTCAACGTGCTGCTTGAAGGGCTGCCGCCGCCGCAGGCGCGGCAGCAGATCATTCGCCGGCGCCTGGCCTTCGACAGCGATCCGCAGGCGTTCTGCGCCCAGTGGGCCGAAGCCCAGGCACGCTTGCGCGAACGTTGCCAGGCTGCACGTCAGCGCTTGGACAGCATCCCGCTGGATGATCGCGCCCTGACCTGGATCACCGAGGGTTGTTTCAGCGCTGGGGTCGATGGCATGCGCGCCGACCTGGTCTGGTTGCGGGCTGCCCGCGCCCATGCCGCCTGGCGCGGCGGTAATGCGATAGAAGAGGCTGACGTGCAGGCCGTGGCGGAGTTCGCCTTGCGCCATCGACGCAGGGAGATGCCCCCGGTCAGCGCCCCTTCCACGCCACCACTGCCTCACTCCGAAGCACACACTGACGCCAAAGGCGGGCAGGGTGATTGGGGCGCATTGCCCCCGCACACGGTCGCTACCGGGGCACGACGCGAGGTGCCGAACTGGGCAAAAAAGCCCTGA
- the cobN gene encoding cobaltochelatase subunit CobN, whose product MHLLRTQPGGFVPDDSIADLGQTPAELVILCSGDSHLALLAETAEQLPEGFPSLRLANPMQVQNHASVDLYVDQVLRHAKVILLSLHGGVDYWRYGVEQLVELSARGVQLILVPGDDRPDPELTQLGTVTGAQAERLWHYLRQGGKANAANLFNCLASLWLGRDYPWEEPQPLPRTTVYHPAKPSAVLQEWYPEWQADWPVAPILFYRSHLQAANTAFIDTFCLRLQAAGLNPLPIAVASLKEAACLAQVEAWLDEVEAEVVLNTTGFALSSPEQPNLRPLRRDIPVLQAICAQDNQPAWEANEQGLGARDLAMHIVLPELDGRIITRPVSFKDLAWRSERSQSDVVCYRAHPERMDFVAELARRWVELARLPNAQKRVALVLANYPTRDGRIGNGVGLDTPGAALNILRALQGQGYPVQGLPDSGTALIHQLLGGVTNDLDHLDQRPCAQSLSLADYHQAFATLPAANQRAVLERWGPPEQDPMFRSGRMMIAGLRYGLTFVGIQPARGYQVDPSAVYHDPDLVPPHGYLAFHFWLRNGFAADAVIHVGKHGNLEWLPGKGVGLSEQCWPDALLGPLPNIYPFIVNDPGEGAQAKRRTQAVIIDHLMPPLTRAETYGPLRHLERLADEYYEAQLLDPRRARELQRDILELVKANHIDRELQLEGQLDDAAIWLPRLDTYLCDLKESQIRDGLHVFGQSPEGRLRSDTLLALLRVERGDGKGANASLIRALAKALALGFDPLDCEFGEPWQGPRPALLQALDTSPWRNQGDTRERLEHLALDLIEHALTGRLALPEDSAWQPVAMVLQALVETIAPSLDACGAAETEGLLAALAGRFVPAGPSGAPSRGRLDVLPTGRNFYTVDVRNLPTTTAWRLGFASANLILERHLQDHGDHLRQLGLSVWGTATMRTGGDDIAQAMALMGVRPVWATGSQRVDDFEILPLSLLDRPRVDVTLRVSGFFRDAFGNLIRLFDAAVQAVAALDEPDDLNPLAARVRAERETLLAEGMDADQAARHAGWRVFGAKPGSYGAGVQNAIDGRLWHSRDDLADVYLNHGGYAYGGSDEGTPARAAFARRLGQVQAVLQNQDNHEHDLLDSNDYYQFQGGMLAAAETLAGTTRASYHGDHSQTDRPRIRTLKEELNRVIRARALNPKWIEGAKRHGYKGAFELAATVDNLFAFDATTHLIDDHHYESLADAYVLDPATRDFLQQHNPEALRDLTERLLEAQQRGLWASPGTYREALEEQLLDGEEQA is encoded by the coding sequence ATGCACCTGCTGCGGACCCAGCCCGGCGGCTTCGTGCCGGACGACAGCATTGCCGACCTCGGCCAAACTCCCGCCGAGCTGGTGATCCTCTGCAGCGGTGATTCGCACCTGGCATTGCTCGCCGAAACCGCCGAGCAGTTGCCAGAGGGTTTTCCGAGCCTGCGCCTGGCCAACCCCATGCAGGTGCAGAACCACGCCTCGGTCGATCTGTATGTCGATCAGGTGTTGCGCCACGCCAAGGTGATCCTGCTGTCCTTGCATGGCGGCGTCGATTACTGGCGCTATGGCGTCGAGCAACTGGTCGAGCTGAGTGCCCGGGGTGTGCAGTTGATCCTGGTGCCTGGCGATGACCGCCCGGACCCGGAGCTGACCCAGTTGGGCACGGTGACCGGCGCCCAGGCCGAGCGCCTTTGGCACTACCTGCGCCAGGGCGGCAAGGCCAATGCCGCGAACCTGTTCAATTGCCTGGCCAGCCTGTGGCTCGGGCGCGATTACCCTTGGGAAGAACCACAGCCTTTGCCGCGCACCACGGTGTACCACCCGGCCAAGCCCAGCGCGGTGCTGCAGGAGTGGTACCCCGAATGGCAGGCCGACTGGCCTGTGGCCCCCATTCTGTTCTACCGCTCGCACCTGCAGGCGGCAAACACGGCCTTTATCGATACCTTTTGTCTGCGCTTGCAGGCAGCGGGGCTCAATCCGCTGCCGATCGCCGTGGCCAGCCTCAAGGAGGCGGCCTGTCTGGCTCAGGTCGAGGCCTGGCTGGACGAAGTCGAGGCCGAAGTGGTGCTCAATACCACCGGTTTTGCCTTGTCCAGCCCGGAACAACCCAACCTGCGCCCGCTGCGCCGAGACATCCCGGTGTTGCAGGCGATCTGCGCCCAGGACAATCAACCGGCCTGGGAGGCCAATGAGCAAGGCCTGGGCGCCCGGGATCTGGCCATGCACATCGTCCTGCCGGAGCTGGACGGGCGCATCATCACTCGGCCCGTGAGCTTCAAGGACCTGGCTTGGCGCAGCGAGCGCAGCCAGTCCGACGTGGTTTGCTATCGCGCCCACCCTGAACGCATGGATTTCGTCGCCGAACTCGCTCGCCGTTGGGTGGAGTTGGCGCGCCTGCCCAACGCCCAGAAACGCGTGGCCCTGGTGCTGGCCAACTACCCGACCCGCGATGGGCGCATCGGCAACGGTGTAGGCCTGGACACCCCAGGTGCAGCGCTGAACATTCTCCGGGCACTGCAAGGGCAGGGGTATCCGGTGCAGGGCCTGCCTGACAGCGGTACCGCGCTGATCCATCAACTGTTGGGAGGGGTGACCAACGACCTCGATCATCTCGATCAGCGCCCGTGCGCCCAGAGCCTGAGCCTGGCCGATTACCATCAAGCCTTCGCCACGCTGCCCGCAGCCAACCAGCGCGCGGTACTCGAGCGTTGGGGCCCACCCGAGCAAGACCCGATGTTCCGCAGTGGGCGGATGATGATCGCCGGCCTGCGCTACGGCCTGACCTTCGTCGGTATCCAGCCGGCCCGGGGGTACCAGGTGGACCCCAGCGCGGTCTATCACGACCCGGACCTGGTGCCGCCCCACGGCTATCTGGCGTTTCACTTCTGGTTGCGCAACGGCTTTGCCGCCGACGCGGTGATCCATGTGGGCAAGCATGGCAACCTCGAATGGCTGCCTGGCAAAGGTGTCGGGTTGTCTGAGCAATGCTGGCCAGACGCACTGCTTGGCCCGTTACCCAATATCTACCCCTTTATCGTCAATGACCCCGGCGAAGGTGCCCAGGCCAAGCGTCGCACGCAGGCGGTGATCATCGATCACCTGATGCCGCCTTTGACCCGCGCCGAAACCTACGGCCCGCTGCGTCACCTGGAGCGCCTGGCCGACGAGTACTACGAAGCGCAACTGCTCGACCCGCGTCGGGCACGCGAGTTGCAGCGCGACATTCTCGAATTGGTCAAGGCCAACCACATCGACCGTGAACTGCAGCTCGAAGGCCAGCTGGACGATGCGGCCATCTGGCTGCCACGCCTGGACACCTACCTGTGCGACCTCAAGGAATCGCAGATCCGCGACGGCCTGCATGTATTCGGCCAGTCCCCCGAAGGGCGCCTGCGTAGCGACACCTTGCTGGCCTTGTTGCGTGTGGAGCGTGGGGATGGTAAAGGCGCCAATGCCAGCCTGATCCGTGCGCTGGCCAAAGCCTTGGCATTGGGCTTCGACCCGCTGGACTGTGAGTTCGGCGAGCCTTGGCAAGGGCCGCGCCCGGCGCTGCTGCAAGCACTCGATACCTCGCCGTGGCGTAATCAGGGTGATACCCGCGAGCGCCTGGAACACCTGGCTTTGGACCTGATCGAGCATGCGCTGACGGGCCGCCTGGCGTTGCCCGAGGATAGCGCCTGGCAACCGGTTGCCATGGTGCTGCAGGCATTGGTCGAGACCATCGCCCCGAGCCTGGACGCCTGCGGCGCGGCTGAAACGGAAGGCCTGCTGGCGGCGCTGGCCGGGCGCTTCGTTCCGGCCGGCCCCAGCGGCGCCCCCAGCCGGGGGCGCCTGGACGTGCTGCCCACTGGGCGCAACTTCTATACCGTGGATGTACGCAACCTGCCGACCACCACCGCCTGGCGCCTGGGGTTCGCTTCGGCCAACCTGATCCTCGAGCGTCACCTGCAGGACCATGGCGACCACCTGCGTCAGCTGGGGCTGTCGGTCTGGGGCACCGCGACCATGCGCACCGGCGGCGACGACATCGCCCAGGCCATGGCGCTGATGGGCGTGAGACCGGTATGGGCCACCGGCAGTCAGCGGGTCGATGATTTCGAGATCCTGCCCCTGAGCCTGCTCGATCGCCCAAGGGTCGACGTCACCTTGCGGGTCTCGGGCTTTTTCCGGGATGCCTTCGGCAATCTCATTCGACTGTTCGATGCAGCGGTACAAGCGGTGGCGGCTCTGGATGAGCCCGACGACCTCAACCCGCTGGCCGCCCGCGTGCGTGCCGAGCGCGAGACCTTGCTGGCCGAGGGCATGGATGCCGACCAGGCGGCGCGTCATGCTGGCTGGCGTGTCTTCGGGGCCAAGCCCGGGAGCTACGGGGCCGGGGTGCAGAATGCGATCGACGGGCGTTTGTGGCACAGCCGCGACGACCTGGCCGATGTCTACCTCAACCATGGCGGTTACGCCTACGGTGGCAGCGACGAGGGCACACCGGCCCGCGCCGCGTTCGCCCGGCGCTTGGGCCAGGTCCAGGCGGTGCTGCAAAACCAGGACAATCACGAGCATGACCTGCTCGATTCCAACGACTACTACCAGTTCCAAGGCGGCATGCTGGCAGCGGCCGAAACCCTGGCCGGCACAACCCGAGCCAGTTATCACGGCGATCACAGCCAGACCGACCGGCCACGCATCCGCACCCTCAAGGAAGAGCTCAACCGGGTGATCCGCGCCCGCGCCCTTAACCCAAAGTGGATCGAGGGGGCCAAGCGCCATGGCTACAAAGGTGCCTTCGAGCTGGCGGCGACGGTCGACAACCTGTTCGCCTTCGACGCCACCACGCACCTGATCGACGATCACCACTACGAGTCGCTGGCCGATGCCTATGTACTGGACCCGGCGACCCGAGACTTTCTACAACAGCACAACCCCGAAGCCCTGCGCGACCTTACCGAACGCCTGCTGGAGGCTCAGCAGCGCGGCCTCTGGGCGTCGCCAGGGACGTACCGGGAAGCCCTTGAAGAGCAACTGCTCGACGGCGAGGAACAGGCCTGA
- the cobW gene encoding cobalamin biosynthesis protein CobW, which yields MKTLAKLPVTIVTGFLGSGKTTLLRHMLDNAQGRRIAVIVNEFGELGIDGEILKQCSIGCTEEEASGRVYELANGCLCCTVQEEFFPVMRELVARRGDLDHILIETSGLALPKPLVQAFQWPEIRNACTVDAVITVVDSPAVAAGTFAAYPDQVDAQRKLDPNLDHESPLHELFADQLASADLVVLNKADLIDAQGLAKVRAEVTEELPPAVKVIEASSGRLPLDVLLGVGAEAEVHIDGRRTHHDAHHDGDDHDDHDHDAFDSISIDLPEADESLLLDALTQLVVEFGILRAKGFAAIPGKPMRLLIQGVGTRFDKHFDRAWRADEPRITRLVLIGQALDAVQLEARLRQALGA from the coding sequence ATGAAAACACTGGCCAAGCTCCCCGTCACCATCGTCACTGGCTTTCTCGGCTCGGGCAAGACTACCTTGCTGCGCCACATGCTGGACAACGCCCAAGGCCGCCGCATCGCGGTGATCGTCAACGAATTCGGTGAACTGGGCATCGATGGCGAAATCCTCAAGCAGTGCAGCATCGGCTGCACCGAGGAAGAAGCCAGTGGCCGCGTCTACGAACTGGCCAACGGTTGCCTGTGCTGCACCGTGCAGGAAGAGTTCTTCCCGGTGATGCGCGAACTGGTGGCTCGCCGTGGCGACCTGGACCACATCCTCATCGAGACCAGCGGCCTGGCGCTGCCCAAACCGTTGGTGCAGGCCTTCCAGTGGCCGGAAATCCGCAATGCCTGCACCGTGGATGCGGTCATCACCGTGGTTGACAGCCCGGCTGTGGCCGCGGGCACCTTCGCGGCGTACCCGGACCAGGTGGATGCCCAGCGCAAGCTCGACCCTAACCTTGACCACGAGTCGCCCCTGCACGAGCTGTTTGCCGACCAACTGGCCAGCGCCGACTTGGTTGTGCTGAACAAAGCTGATCTGATCGATGCTCAGGGCCTGGCCAAGGTCCGCGCCGAAGTCACCGAAGAGCTGCCGCCGGCGGTCAAGGTGATCGAAGCCAGCAGCGGGCGTCTGCCGTTGGACGTATTGCTGGGCGTGGGCGCCGAGGCCGAGGTGCACATTGATGGTCGGCGCACCCACCACGATGCGCACCATGACGGCGATGACCACGACGATCATGACCATGACGCCTTCGACTCCATTTCCATCGACCTGCCAGAAGCGGACGAAAGCCTGCTGCTCGATGCGCTCACCCAACTGGTGGTCGAATTCGGCATCCTGCGTGCCAAGGGCTTCGCCGCCATCCCTGGCAAGCCGATGCGCCTGCTGATCCAAGGTGTGGGCACCCGTTTCGACAAGCACTTCGATCGCGCCTGGCGCGCCGACGAGCCGCGCATCACCCGCTTGGTGCTGATCGGCCAGGCGCTGGACGCTGTTCAGCTTGAAGCGCGCCTGCGCCAGGCCTTGGGCGCCTGA
- a CDS encoding CbtB domain-containing protein, whose protein sequence is MPITSAKHSIATPVSLSQRVVIAVGASLLGLCLVYFAGFSHIEAVHNAAHDTRHSAAFPCH, encoded by the coding sequence ATGCCGATTACCAGCGCCAAACACAGCATCGCCACCCCTGTCAGCCTCAGCCAGCGCGTCGTCATTGCGGTCGGCGCCAGCCTGCTGGGCCTGTGCCTGGTCTATTTCGCAGGTTTCTCGCACATCGAGGCGGTGCACAACGCCGCCCACGACACCCGCCACAGCGCCGCCTTCCCTTGCCACTGA
- a CDS encoding CbtA family protein: protein MIKRIARTAGFSGLLAALLLTLLQSLWVSPLILQAETFESAVPEHHEHDGAVAAHTHDAEAWAPEDGWQRLLATTGGNLVVAVGFALILAALYSLREPNRVTTGALWGLAGFAVFCLAPTLGLPPELPGTAAADLEQRQSWWIGTAAATGTGLALLVFAHHWLLKVLGVALLVVPHLIGAPQPAVHESLAPEALVTQFKLASWLTNATFWLALGLLSAWLYRRASQA, encoded by the coding sequence ATGATCAAGCGCATCGCCCGTACCGCAGGCTTCAGCGGGCTGCTCGCCGCCCTGTTGCTGACCTTGTTGCAAAGCCTGTGGGTCAGCCCATTGATCCTTCAGGCCGAAACCTTCGAGAGCGCCGTCCCCGAGCATCATGAACACGACGGTGCCGTCGCTGCGCACACCCATGACGCAGAGGCCTGGGCACCTGAGGATGGCTGGCAGCGCCTGCTCGCCACCACCGGCGGCAACCTCGTGGTGGCGGTCGGTTTCGCGCTGATCCTCGCGGCGCTGTACAGCCTGCGCGAGCCGAACCGAGTGACGACCGGCGCCTTGTGGGGGTTGGCGGGCTTTGCCGTATTCTGCCTTGCGCCGACACTGGGACTGCCACCGGAGCTGCCAGGTACGGCCGCCGCCGACTTGGAGCAACGCCAGAGCTGGTGGATCGGCACAGCGGCCGCCACAGGCACAGGCTTGGCCTTGCTGGTGTTTGCCCACCATTGGCTGCTCAAGGTGCTGGGCGTTGCCTTGCTGGTGGTTCCGCACCTGATCGGCGCGCCACAACCAGCGGTGCATGAAAGCCTGGCTCCCGAAGCCCTGGTGACCCAGTTCAAACTCGCCTCCTGGCTGACCAACGCTACATTCTGGCTCGCTCTCGGCCTGCTCAGCGCGTGGCTTTACCGTCGCGCCAGCCAGGCCTGA
- a CDS encoding cobalamin biosynthesis protein has translation MRDAPAEPVFYAGFGCRKGCPVDALEQLLRKTLATHGLSVDQLGGLASIDLKMDEPGLRTLADRLGVPLMMFSATHLHPFEPQLSHRSTVAYAHSGCWGVAESAALALAARAQGASRLLVTRQVLGQATLALALGR, from the coding sequence ATGCGCGACGCCCCCGCCGAGCCGGTGTTCTATGCCGGCTTCGGCTGCCGCAAGGGTTGCCCGGTCGATGCCTTGGAGCAACTGTTGCGCAAGACCCTGGCCACACACGGTCTGTCCGTCGATCAACTGGGCGGCCTCGCGAGCATCGACCTCAAAATGGATGAGCCCGGGCTGCGCACCCTGGCCGACCGGCTGGGTGTCCCTCTGATGATGTTCTCGGCCACTCACCTGCACCCCTTCGAGCCGCAGCTCAGCCACCGCTCTACCGTTGCCTACGCGCACAGCGGCTGCTGGGGCGTCGCCGAAAGTGCGGCCTTGGCCTTGGCTGCACGCGCGCAGGGCGCCTCGCGTTTGTTGGTGACACGCCAGGTGCTCGGCCAGGCTACCCTCGCCCTGGCCCTTGGCCGATAA
- the cobM gene encoding precorrin-4 C(11)-methyltransferase: MTVYFIGAGPGDPELITVKGQRLIRQCPVIIYAGSLVPPAVLEGHTAKTVINSAELNLGQIIEALRSAHENGQDVARVHSGDPSLYGAIGEQIRHLRELGIDYQIIPGVTATAASAALLGCELTLPELAQTVILTRYGDSSPMPAGEQLADLARHRSTLAIHLGVKHLERIVTELLPHYGPDCPIAVIHRATWPNQDWVRGTLRDIVELTAAKDFRRTALILVGHVLGDAPFAESALYRAGHAHLYRPAS, encoded by the coding sequence ATGACGGTCTATTTCATCGGTGCCGGGCCCGGCGACCCGGAGCTGATCACAGTCAAGGGCCAACGCCTGATCCGCCAATGCCCGGTGATCATCTACGCCGGCTCCCTGGTACCGCCGGCCGTGCTGGAAGGGCACACCGCCAAGACGGTGATCAACAGTGCCGAACTGAACCTCGGGCAGATCATCGAGGCCCTGCGCAGCGCCCACGAAAACGGCCAGGATGTAGCCCGCGTCCACAGTGGCGATCCCAGCCTTTATGGCGCCATTGGCGAACAGATTCGCCACTTGCGCGAACTGGGCATCGACTATCAGATCATTCCGGGCGTCACTGCCACCGCGGCCAGTGCCGCCTTGCTCGGCTGCGAGCTGACCCTGCCGGAACTCGCCCAGACAGTGATCCTCACCCGCTACGGCGACAGCTCGCCCATGCCGGCTGGCGAACAACTGGCAGACCTGGCCCGTCACCGCAGCACCTTGGCGATTCACCTGGGCGTGAAGCACCTCGAGCGTATCGTCACCGAACTGTTGCCGCACTATGGGCCAGACTGCCCGATCGCCGTCATTCATCGCGCCACCTGGCCGAACCAGGACTGGGTGCGTGGTACCTTGCGGGACATCGTTGAACTCACGGCGGCCAAAGACTTCCGACGCACTGCGCTGATCCTGGTGGGCCACGTGCTGGGCGATGCACCTTTCGCTGAATCGGCGCTGTACCGAGCAGGGCACGCCCATCTCTACCGCCCTGCGAGTTGA
- a CDS encoding DUF1272 domain-containing protein, with the protein MLELRPNCECCDRDLPGDSADALICSFECTFCRPCNEQHFQGRCPNCGGQLLPRPTRVGGALSRNPASPLRVLKPHPGCS; encoded by the coding sequence ATGCTCGAACTACGCCCCAATTGCGAATGCTGCGACCGCGACCTGCCAGGCGACAGCGCGGACGCACTGATCTGCTCGTTCGAATGCACCTTCTGTCGTCCATGCAATGAACAGCACTTCCAGGGACGCTGCCCGAACTGTGGCGGCCAGTTGCTGCCTCGTCCTACACGGGTCGGGGGGGCGCTGAGCCGAAACCCTGCCTCGCCCCTGCGTGTCCTTAAACCACATCCAGGATGTTCCTGA
- a CDS encoding response regulator transcription factor, translating to MTTVLMVDDHPTVRLAVRMLLERERFQVIGEAGDGIDAVQQARLLRPDVVILDIGLPGLDGMEVIKRLQLLEPAPKIMVLTGQPADLYVRRCLDAGIAAFVNKDEDLDALVFALKALVKGYSTFPQMSVNSSSLESECSRLESLSNREMEVLRRLTRGENNKFIGECMNLSAKTISTYRGRIMDKLKTESLVEMVDLAKRNNVS from the coding sequence ATGACAACCGTTTTAATGGTTGACGACCATCCAACCGTTCGACTAGCTGTGCGCATGCTGCTCGAACGTGAACGCTTTCAGGTCATCGGTGAAGCCGGTGACGGCATCGACGCCGTGCAACAGGCTCGCCTGCTACGCCCTGATGTGGTTATCCTCGACATCGGCCTACCTGGCCTCGATGGCATGGAGGTCATCAAACGTCTGCAACTGTTGGAGCCAGCCCCGAAGATCATGGTGCTTACCGGTCAACCTGCCGACCTGTATGTCCGTCGCTGTCTGGATGCCGGTATCGCCGCCTTCGTCAACAAGGACGAGGATCTCGATGCCCTGGTGTTCGCCCTCAAAGCGCTGGTCAAAGGCTACTCCACCTTTCCGCAGATGTCGGTCAACAGCAGTTCGCTCGAAAGCGAGTGCAGTCGCCTTGAAAGCCTCTCCAACCGCGAGATGGAGGTGTTGCGCCGGCTCACCCGCGGCGAGAACAACAAGTTCATCGGTGAATGCATGAACCTCAGCGCCAAGACCATCAGCACCTACCGTGGACGCATCATGGACAAGCTCAAGACCGAATCGCTGGTCGAAATGGTCGACCTGGCCAAACGCAACAACGTCAGCTGA